TTTATGCAAATCTAGATTCCCATATACTTCAGCTGTTGATACTTCAAATGGAGGATTAACAAGAACTAAATATATTTCTGGTGCTTGATCTAATATCTTAAGTTCAGTTCCTATTCCTGTTGCAAGTTGAGTTCCCCCATTAATACAAAAAGGAATATCTGCTCCCAAATCAGCTGCTCTAGTAGCCAATTCTTCTTTGCTTAAATTTAAACCCCATAATTGATTAATAGCTACTAAAGTAGCAGCGGCATTACTGCTACCACCTGCTAAACCTGCTGCAACTGGTATTCTTTTAGTTAGATTGACCCTAATTCCCTCGCATATACTAAATTCACCAAATAACATCTTAGCTGCTTTATAGATCAAATTAGAGTTATCAGTTGGAACATCAGGATGATCTGTTATGATTTCTATTCCTTTTTTTATTTTACTAAAAGAAAGTTTATCTGATAAGTCAATAGTCTGCATAATCATTTCCACTTCATGGTATCCATCTTTTCTTTTAGCTAATACATCTAATGTTAAATTTATTTTTGCATATGATTTTAAATCTATATTATCTACCATTATATTCACCTCTTAATTTATACTACATATATAGGTAGTTAGTCATTTTAATTTAAATTCCTCCTTAAATAAGAATATAGCCTTTAAGATTCAAAAATATAACTTATATTTTGAGGAATATTTTTAATTTTAGTTAAAATAGACCTAATTATATAGACAGGAATACCATAAACATAAGCTACTGCTATTGCTAAAAGAATACTCTTTAAATCTTCCTTCTTTTTAATTAATCTATAAACTGCTATAATTGGAAGTTCATCTGATCCATCAAATAAAATTATATTACCATCATTAATGTAAACTGCCTCTTGACATCTTTTAATTTGTCTTTGAATTAATGTGTTATCTTTAGAAAAACTACAATATATAGATCTTTTAATTTTAGGTTCTCTTATCAAACTACTTGCTTTAAGCTTATCTATATCTAATATTAAACACCCATCTTTTT
Above is a window of Orenia marismortui DSM 5156 DNA encoding:
- the ispE gene encoding 4-(cytidine 5'-diphospho)-2-C-methyl-D-erythritol kinase; this encodes MVDNIDLKSYAKINLTLDVLAKRKDGYHEVEMIMQTIDLSDKLSFSKIKKGIEIITDHPDVPTDNSNLIYKAAKMLFGEFSICEGIRVNLTKRIPVAAGLAGGSSNAAATLVAINQLWGLNLSKEELATRAADLGADIPFCINGGTQLATGIGTELKILDQAPEIYLVLVNPPFEVSTAEVYGNLDLHKINIYPNKDKVLEGLKDKRSDLIIKWSSNLLENVTLKRYPDVKRLKEKVDSLTSKALMSGSGPTVLGFVRGIKEANKVKNILEQELDNKHHIVVTKTNNKGIEEI